The following are encoded together in the uncultured Methanobrevibacter sp. genome:
- a CDS encoding methionine adenosyltransferase domain-containing protein, which produces MHKSPCYWVKCIAKTITASGLAVKCEIQLSYECSCANIAFQRKLGCLFTKMS; this is translated from the coding sequence CTGCACAAAAGCCCATGTTATTGGGTTAAATGCATTGCCAAAACAATCACCGCTAGTGGACTTGCCGTGAAATGTGAAATACAGTTATCTTATGAATGTAGCTGTGCCAACATAGCTTTTCAACGAAAACTCGGATGTTTGTTCACTAAAATGTCCTAA
- a CDS encoding DUF6056 family protein, which yields MVCQIDEYFTRTILLLPVSDIITVTAGDVHPPLYYLMGKAVAELSAVLGVDLLYSLKLLSIAAYVLILGISVTKIRKDYGLFTAGLFPFAIAIMNEFSKYVLIGRMYCWVVLFVLIIFLAFRNTINDKSDIKSWIIMAVFTIVAAYTHYFAAMTAACIYLVLLVYLIKNNKEHIKYWLISVAVIVVSYLPWVPHLLSQMAHVHNGYWIPEITWESALLFYGYYGYNENVLIAILSLVILAAIIFMYIKEKSSFEKSDQNLILSGIAVYLGTITLGVAISFLFKPILDGRYLMAASSVLWLTIAIILSKLENKKMFYLSLALVAILLISGVANTVNTYDENYQKAIIQENYFNNITSDNNSVLIISTTNDSTYFLSYSDSVDLYILNVSDVFGLDMERIHQTFDFKNVNASKIDDFITDHPDKNIYLISWKEPKINSSYEVINQDVFLYFTKINETSKNV from the coding sequence TTGGTTTGTCAAATTGATGAATATTTTACAAGAACTATTCTGCTTCTTCCCGTTTCAGATATCATTACTGTAACTGCTGGTGATGTTCACCCGCCTTTATATTATCTGATGGGAAAAGCGGTGGCTGAACTCAGCGCAGTTCTGGGCGTTGATTTATTATACAGCTTAAAATTATTGTCAATTGCAGCTTACGTGCTGATTTTAGGAATTTCTGTAACTAAAATAAGAAAAGATTACGGATTGTTCACTGCAGGATTGTTTCCTTTTGCAATTGCGATAATGAATGAATTTTCCAAATACGTTCTGATTGGAAGAATGTACTGCTGGGTAGTTTTATTTGTTCTGATTATATTTTTGGCTTTCAGAAATACTATAAATGACAAATCGGATATAAAATCATGGATTATAATGGCAGTCTTTACAATTGTGGCGGCATATACTCATTATTTTGCAGCAATGACTGCGGCATGCATTTATCTGGTATTGCTGGTTTATCTTATAAAAAACAATAAGGAGCATATTAAATACTGGCTGATTTCAGTTGCCGTGATTGTTGTATCATATCTGCCGTGGGTGCCTCATCTTTTAAGTCAGATGGCCCATGTTCACAACGGTTACTGGATTCCGGAAATTACCTGGGAAAGTGCACTTTTGTTTTACGGATATTACGGATATAACGAAAATGTACTCATTGCAATACTTTCACTGGTGATTTTAGCGGCAATAATATTCATGTATATAAAAGAAAAGTCATCTTTTGAAAAATCAGATCAGAATCTGATTTTAAGCGGTATTGCCGTTTATCTTGGAACAATCACTCTGGGTGTTGCAATATCATTTTTATTTAAGCCTATTTTGGACGGAAGATATCTTATGGCCGCTTCATCGGTATTGTGGTTAACAATTGCCATAATTTTAAGCAAACTTGAAAATAAAAAAATGTTTTATCTTTCACTTGCATTGGTGGCAATACTTTTAATTTCAGGTGTTGCAAATACGGTAAACACGTATGATGAAAATTATCAAAAAGCAATAATTCAGGAAAACTATTTCAACAATATTACCAGTGACAATAATTCTGTTTTAATCATTTCCACAACCAATGACTCAACGTACTTTTTATCATATTCAGATAGTGTAGATTTATATATTTTAAACGTTTCGGATGTCTTTGGTCTTGATATGGAGCGGATTCATCAAACCTTTGATTTTAAAAATGTGAATGCAAGTAAAATCGATGATTTTATAACGGATCATCCGGATAAAAACATTTATCTTATCAGCTGGAAGGAACCTAAAATAAACTCATCATATGAAGTTATTAACCAGGATGTCTTTTTGTATTTCACAAAAATAAACGAGACGTCGAAAAATGTGTAA